Sequence from the Zeugodacus cucurbitae isolate PBARC_wt_2022May chromosome 5, idZeuCucr1.2, whole genome shotgun sequence genome:
ccaatgagacggcactaggagttttcgagagaaaggttttgcggaagatttatggtcccttaaacattagcaacggcgaataccgcaaaagATGGattgatgagctgtatgtgacattcgatgacatagacatagtccagcgaataaaaagactgcggctacgttggctaggtcatgttgtacgaatggatgaaaacactccagctctgaaagtgttcgaatgCAGTACTTGCTTGTGGAAGACAAGGAAAAGGgaagcctccactccgatggaaggaccagatggagaaggacctgtcttcacttggtattaccaattggcgccaaactgtcaaaaggagagatgcgtggcgcgctgtcgtggactcggctataaccgcgtaagcgatgtctacTCCAGTCAATTATGTAgatgttataataaatatttggtcacaaaatataatatctccgcaaatcataaaatatatggataacaaaatcgatttaaaatattctctgtTCTCATTCATAAGCAACAATCAGTTTCTAACATATCTTACCGAAAATCAAGAGAGTCCGCTCCTCCTATTACCCGACAATAATGTGACCTAGTGACAAAAAATCATAGCATCGGGTTAATACATCACTTAGACCCCATATATGTAGTGTGCTTAATGCaatgattttcaaatattatcctTGACTTTCTACCCTACATACTATCCATATATTTTTGACATAGCGTGGAAGCTGGTGTACTTACTTCCATAGCTTCAGCTTAAggtgaaagtaaattaaatcaGTCCTTCCTCTAGTTATTAGTATAGTTATAAtaatgttggcttgtcataaacTACTATAGCTTGTTTATTGAAATAGAGGCATTGCCAATTCATcgctttttttcattcacaatagtttgtttttgtttttttcaaaaaaaagtagttggcaatagcgagaaaccccCAAAaggaaattttgatttataaatggaaccgttttttttttttcaaattattcacaTATCAGCTGAGACACAACACAATTCGTTTTTAAGCGAacgaatacatatatgaaataagctaagtgagttttatttgtccatgatttagctattagcttgtggtggtcaaataaaacacgcctaataatacagttaaacttttctaactcgaatcaccataatacgCAAAAAAACTGCGAGCTAGAGAGACTTCAAAGTATAGaagctttcattaaaacatacaatttctcaaaaggCTAAAAAATATAGATTCATACACAGTTTTAGGTATGtgcttcgcataaagttttatgtacataagttaaaatatctattatgtaattttaattgttgctgTTTGATATTGTTTGGCCCActgcttttgttacatgatttatgcaatccataagtgtaatatcatattttttgtttgcctccttTTAAAATTTCTgcatcgatagtaaaattttttttttaaattaaattttgtattatgtgctggtcgaaaagttcgatttatggaaggaaatttgtatgaaattttaagtctattgccaattcaagagttcgaattattGAGATATTGAAGTTATATAAGTGGAAGTTCAACTTTATATACTAGTGTAGTGCTTTTCGACCATCCGATTGCCTCTACACGGTATAGATTGGTCAATATGTTTACTATTTTAATGATATCAAGCGGACATAAAAAAACAGGGAGGTAAAAAACAATCTTCTTAAAACTTAATAAAGTATATGAAGTTTTGAGTCTTGTCCCActacaattaaattttagaatttcgaCCTCTTCTATTCCTTTTATGTATGCATAGAAACTTCAACCATGTtattaaacatatgtacataagtatatacgcTATTTTCAACATAATTATTGAAACAGTtgtgtttcatatttattttatcccAATTATTTAGATCTAATTATATTTAGATACCGTATATTGCACgctttaatatgtatgtgtggtaaTTTTGTACAGAAGTGAATTGGTATTGGTggagcaactggtataaataggCTTCTTCTGATCTGGTAAGTCACACTCGAAACCTGTCAGTGCTTAGAATGCGAAACAAAATGCAAATCTTTAATATCTTGTTGCTAATACTTTTAGTTTTACCATGTTTGGTGTATACAACCGAACAAACTAACGCTGGCGCTAGTACAGATCCCACACCACTCCAGACGAACCCAGAGTCTACAACTGAATCAGCTGTAACTCCTGGTAATGGTGGAAATAGTCCTGGTAATGGTGCAAATAGTCCTGGTAATGGTGCAAATACTGGAGGCGGTTCAAATAGTGGAAGCGGTTCAAATAGTGGAAGTGGTGCAAGTAATCCAAGTGAGACTCCTAGCGGGAGTCCGGCTCAAGGATCCGGTGGTAATAATGGCGGTAATCAAGCGCAAAGAATtagacaacaacagcagcgtagAAGGAGACAACGACAGCTGCGGAGACAGCGTCAACAGCGACAGAGGAgaagaagacaacaacaacaaagacgtAGAAATCGTCAGCAAAGGCGTCGCAGAAATGGCCGCAGAGGT
This genomic interval carries:
- the LOC105216470 gene encoding uncharacterized protein LOC105216470 — its product is MQIFNILLLILLVLPCLVYTTEQTNAGASTDPTPLQTNPESTTESAVTPGNGGNSPGNGANSPGNGANTGGGSNSGSGSNSGSGASNPSETPSGSPAQGSGGNNGGNQAQRIRQQQQRRRRQRQLRRQRQQRQRRRRQQQQRRRNRQQRRRRNGRRGGRRGGRRGNNNNRFG